A window of Microbispora hainanensis genomic DNA:
ATCGAGGTGCTGCGCGAGGTGGCCGACGCGGTGGACCGGCGCGTGCGCGAGCTCAGCCGCGCCCCGATCGACTCGTCGCCCGCGTCCTGACCGACGCCCGCCCGCCGCCCCGCTCGGCTCGCCCGTGTCCTGACCTGCCGCCCACGGCCTGAGCCGCCGCTCGCTTCGTGATTTGCCGCCCGCCGCGCCGCTCGGCTCGCCCGCGTCCTGACCGCACCGCCTGCGTCCTGGCCTGTCGCGGGCCGGCCGGTCGCCGGACGCCTCAGTCGCTCACGTGGGGGCCGGTGATCCGTTCGGCCAGGCGGGCGAGACGCTCCCGCAGGCCGGGCCGCCGCACCTCCCCGGCCGCGCTGCTCACCAGGTGCTGCGCCGCGTCGAAGCTCAGGACGGCCCCCTCGGCCGGTATGGCGATTGAGTCGTGGGCCAGGGACTCCAGCTCGGGGTCGCCGCCGTCGATGGCGAGGATCGTGGCGCCGGTGCGGCGGGCGTCGTCCACGCGTTCGAGCAGGGGCACGGGCGCCCGCTGCTCGGCGACCACGAACAGCGTCTCGCCCCGGCCGGCGCTCCGCAGCCGCTCCATCCCGACCCGCAGATGGGCGGGCGCGCCGGGTGGCGGCGCCCAGCGGACCAGCGTGGGGGAGAGCTGTGCGAGCCCCGACAGCCGGGCCTCGTCGGACAGGTGGGCGGTGACGTGCCACGGCTCGTCCTCGGGGGTGCCGACCACGAGAAGCCCTCCGGGCGATCGGGTGGCCCGCAGGGCCAGACCGAGCTCCCGGGTGCGTTCGAGCCATCCGGTGGAGGCGAGCACCTCGCGCAGCAGGTTCACCGATGCGGCGTCCATGACCGTTATGGTGCCTGACATGAACGCGTGAGTCCCGCCAATCGGGTCCGTACTTCGAAGACCGCCCTCGCGAGAGCCGGTGGGGACGCCGCGACGACCTGCTGGCATGATCTGATTCATGGTTGAGCACACCACCGCAGACCTGCCCGACGTCTCCGCGCTGACCATCGGCATCCTGGGCGGCACCGGCGACCAGGGCAAGGGACTGGCCCGCCGGTTCTCGCTGGCCGGGCATACCGTGTTGATCGGCTCGCGCAGCGCCGAGCGCGCGCAGGAGGCGGCCCGCGAGATCGGCGTACGCGGTGCCGCGAACGCCGAGGTGGCGGCCGAGGCGGACGTCGTGATCGTCGCGGTGCCCTGGGAAGGGCACAAGGCGCTGCTGGAGTCCCTGCGCGAACCGCTCGCCGGGAAGATCGTCGTGGACTGCGTCAACCCGCTCGGCTTCGACAAGCAGGGGGCGTACGCGCTGCCGGTGGAGGAGGGCAGCGCGGCCCAGCAGGCGGCGGCGGTGCTGACCGGCAGCCGGGTGGTCGCGGCCTTCCACCACGTGTCGGCGGTGCTGCTGCTCGACCCCGCGGTGGCCGAGATCGACCTCGACGTGCTCGTGCTCGGCGACGACCGCGAGGCCACCGACGTCGTACGCGCGCTCGCCGGCCGCATCCCCGGCGCGCGCGGGATCTACGCGGGCCGGCTGCGCAACGCCCACCAGGTCGAGGCGTTCACCGCGAACCTGATCTCGATCAACCGCCGTTACAAGGCCCACGCCGGAATCCGGGTCACCGACGTGTAGCCATCCGCGCTTCGATTGATCGACGGCCGGCCGGCCGTGGACGGGGAGAAGCGTGTCACGTGGCGGTGGCACAGCCCGGCGTTGCTGTGCGCCACGACGGCGAGCGGCCCGCGTGGCGTGCTCGCCGTCACCTCGCTCACCACCCGCGGCCAGTAGGGCGGCGGACCGGCCGTCACGCCGGTCAGCCGCGGCACCACGGCGGTGTGCCCGCGCGCCCGCAGGGTCTCGGCGACGGGGGTCCAGGTCGAGGGGCCGACGGAGGGGCTGTGCACGAGGAGGAAGCCGACGTCCATTCCCTCATCCTCGCCATGGGCGACCGCGGCGGACGCCTTCTCCGCTCGCCGCGTAACCGGTCGTCGGGTGTCTAACCTGACAAGAACGGCCTTTCTAGGTAATTGTGGACGCCATGAGCTCCTTGCATCCGGAAACGCGCGTCGTCCATCTGCCCCGGCCCACGCCGGAGGCCAGCACGCCGATCTCCATGCCGATCTACCAGACCTCGGGATTCGTCTTCGACGACCCGGCCGTCTTCGCCGACGGCATGGGGCGGCCCGACGGGGCGTACGTCTACGGCCGGCTCTCCAACCCCACCGTGCGGGCGCTGGAGGAGGCGGTCGCCGGCCTTGAGGGCGGCGTGGCCGCCGTGGCCACCGGCTCGGGCATGGGGGCGATCAACGCCGTGCTGCTCGGCCTGCTGAAGTCGGGCGACCACGTGATCGCCCAGTCGGCGCTGTACGGCGCCACCGCCCAGACGCTCGCCGACCTCGCGGAGCGCTTCGGCGTCGAGGTCACCCGCGTGCCGGAGGACGACCCCGAGGCCGTACGCGCCGCCGTGCGGCCCACGACGAAGCTGCTGTATCTGGAGACCATCGCCAACCCGATGACGCAGGTGGCCGACCTGCCGGGGATGTGCGCGGCGGCGCGCGAGGCCGGGATCCTCACCGTGGTCGACAACACCTTCGCGTCGCCGGTCCTGTGCCGCCCCATCGAGCACGGCGCGGACATCGTCGTGCACTCCGTGACCAAGTATCTGTCCGGGCACACCGACGTCGTCGGCGGGATCGCCGTGTTCGCCTCCGAGGACGTGTATCGCCGGGTGTGGTCGTACGCGGTGGAGCTCGGCGCGACGACCGACCCGTTCGCCGCGTGGCTGACCCTGCGGGGGATGCAGACGCTGCCGCTGCGGATGGAGCGCCACTGCGCCAACGCCCGCGTGCTCGCGACGCGGCTCGCCGAGCACCCGGCCGTGGCCGCGGTCCACTGGCCGGGCCTGCCGTCCCACCCGTCGCACGAGCTCGCCACCAAGCTTCTGCCGGACTTCGGCGGCGTGTTCTCCTTCGACCTCGCCGGAGGGCGTGCCGCCGGAGAGGCGTTCATGCGCAACGTGCGGCTCGCACTGCTCGCGCCCTCGCTCGGCGGCGTGGAGACCCTGATCCTCCACCCGGCCACGACGTCGCACCGTACGGTGAGCGCCGAGGGCCTGGCCGCGGCGGGCATCGGCGAGGGGACGGTCCGGGTGGCCGTGGGCATCGAGCACGCCGAAGACCTGTGGGCCGACTTCGCCCAGGCGCTCGACGCGATCTGAGGGGTTTCACGGGAAGGGCGGCCGCGGCGTGCGCGGCCGCCCTTCGTGGTGTCAGCGGTAGGTGTGCTCGGGCCGGGGGAAGGCGCCGGAGACGACCTCGTCGGCGTACGCGCGGATCGCCCGGTCCATCTCTCCGGCCAGGTCGAAGTACTTCTTCACGAACTTCGCGGGCTGCGGGGTGAGCCCCATGAGGTCCTGCCAGACGAGGACCTGCGCGTCGGTGTCGGGCCCGGCCCCGATGCCGACCGTGGGGATGCTCAGCGACGTGGTGACCCGCTGGGCGAGGTCGGCGGGGACGCATTCCAGCACGACGGCGAAGGCGCCCGCGTGCTCCAGCGCCTTGGCGTCGGCCATGATCTCGTCACCCGCCTGCCCGCGGCCCTGCACCCGGTAGCCGCCGAAGGCGTTGACCGACTGGGGGGTCAGGCCGATGTGGGCCATGACCGGGATTCCGGCCGACACGAGCATCTCCACCTGAGGGAGGACCCGGTGGCCGCCCTCAAGCTTGACGGCGTGCGCGCCGGCCTCCTTGATGAAGCGGGCCGCGGTCTCCAGGGCCTGCTGGGGTGAGGCCTGGTAGGAGCCGAACGGCAGGTCGGCCACGACCATCGCCCGCGACGAGCCGCGTACGACCGCGGCGGCGAGCGGGATGAGGTCGTCGACCGTGACGGGCAGGGTCGAGTCGTAGCCGTAGACGACCATGGCGGCCGAGTCGCCCACGAGCATCACCGGGATGCCCGCCTCGTCGAACACTCGCGCGGTCATGGCGTCGTACGCGGTCACCATCGGCCACTTCTCGTGGCGTTCCTTGGCCGCCGCGATGTCGCGGACGGTGACTCTGCGCCCTGCGGCCCCGCCGTAGAGGGCGGGCTTGGACACAACGGAAACAGAGGACATGGCTACCTCCAGGCCTCGTGGCGCCCCTGTGGCGTCCCCGGACAGTCAGATCATTGCATGCCGCCATGGGCTGGAACACCCCCATACGGGCGCCGTAATCCGGGCGCCGACGAGTGGGACTAAAGGGACGAAAGAGGCGACCCGGCGGCAGAAATGTCCGAGCCACCCGGCACAATGCCATGCGGAGGTAAGGAACCACGATGGCTTTTGATCGTTACAGGCAGGTGCTCGCCCTGCCGGGTGTGCGGGCGTTGCTGCTGGTCGGCATGATCGCGCGAATTCCCCTCACCGGCACCGGCATGACGCTGACCCTGCATGTGGTGAACGACCAGAAGCTCGGGTTCTTCCAGGCGGGCCTGGTCGGCACCGCCTCCATGGCGGGCGCCGCTGTCGGCTCGCCGCTCGTCGGCCGGTTCGTCGACCGGCGCGGGCTGCGGCCGGTCATGGTCGTGACGACCCTCGTGCAACTGTGCCTGTGGTGCGTCGCGCCGTCCATGCCGTACGCCGTGCTGCTGCCGGGGGCGCTGATCGGCGGGCTGTTCAGCCAGCCGGTATTCGGGACCATCCGGCAGTGCGTGGCCGCGATGGTGCCGAAGGAGAACCACCAGACCGGCTTCGCCCTCGACTCGATGGGCGTGGAGCTGTCGTTCATGGTCGGGCCCGCCCTCGCCGTCGCGAGCGTGACGGCGTTCGGCAGCGCCGCGACGATGTACGGCGTGGCCGCCGGGCTGGTGGGCTCGGGAGTGGCGCTGTATCTGCTCAACCCGCCCACGCGGTCGGCGGAGGAGGTGGCGGGGCAGGAGGTCCACGTCCCCCGGCGGCAGTGGCTGCGTCCCGGCCTGCTCGCCCTGCTCTGCCTGGTTTCCGGGCTCACCTTCGTGCTCACCACCACCGAGCTGAGCGTGGTGGCGATGCTCAAGGCGGACGGCGCGACCGCCTGGACCGGGCTGGTGCTCGCGCTGTGGTGCGCGTACTCGCTCGTCGGCGGGTTCGTGTACGGCGGGCTCTCCAGGGGGCTGTCGCCCGGGCTGCTCGCGGGCGGCCTGGCGCTGCTGACCGTGCCCGTGGGGCTGGTCGGCGGGGGCTGGGGCTGGCTGTGCCTGGCACTGGCACCGGCCGGGCTGCTGTGCGCCCCGGCGCTGTCGTCCACCGTGGACGCCGTCAACCGGCGCGTCCCGGCGGCGGCGCGGGGTGAGGCGATGGGCCTGCACGGCACCTCGCTGACGATAGGAGGAGCCCTGGCCGGGCCCCTCGCGGGCGGGCTCCTGGACGCCCATGGCCCGGTCTGGGCCTTCGCCGTGTCCGGAGCGGTCGGTGTGGCGCTGGCCCTGCTCACCACCCTGGTCAGGCGCGACGCCCCGGTCGCCGTCCTCGTCCCGGCCGGATCGCGTGACGCGGCCGGGCCGGATCACGCGAACGGTCTCGGCGTGGCGGCCGGGGCGGACATCGCGACGGGGCCGGAGCGTGTGAGCGGTCCTGGTGCAGTGCCGGGGGCGGACATCGCGGCCGGGCCGGACGCCGCGACGCCCCTGCCCACCGCCGCGCGCGAGTAGGAGCGGTGGCTACTCCCGCGCGCGGGGTAGGCGTGGTGTGTGCTCCGGCGGGGGAGCGGGCGTGATGCGTGCCCCGGCGCCGGAGCAGGATCGGGCGCCCTCCCGCCGGCGTGTGGACCGTGCCGGATCGGGGGATTGAAATACGCCCCGGAGTGGGAATAGAACCGGCCCTCGCGTTGATGTAAAAGGGGCGCGGTCGTCCCTCGGGGCGGCCGGCGAAGGCGTCCGCCGCCTGCTCCGGGTGGCTGCGGGCGGTCCGCTCCGGGGTGGCGTACGCCTGCTCGGCGGGGCCGTGAGAGACGCCATCGCGCCTCCGGGTGCGCCGGATGGCGCGGCCGCCGGGGACGCGCGACACGAGGGTCGGCGCCTCGGCCGAGCATCTTGAACCCAACTGACCAGCGGATATGGCGGCACCGATCCGGATTATGAAACGGTCCCGTTGCGTATCGGAATGACCAGCGCTACGCTTGCGTTGCGAAACTCGGTCGTATCGAAATCATGGGGGAATCAGTGGAAGCTTCGGCAGAAGCTCATACAGGGCACCCACGCCGGTGGCAGGTCCTCGGTGTGATGGTGTTCAGCCTGCTGGCCGTCGTCCTCGACAACACCATCCTCAACGTGGCGATCAAGACGATCGCCGATCCCGTCCACGGGCTGGGCGCGACCCAGAGCGAGCTCGAATGGGCGATGAACTCCTACACGCTGGTGTTCGCCGGCCTGCTGTTCACCTTCGGCGTGCTGGGCGACCGCTACGGGCGTAAGCGGATGCTCATGGCGGGCATGGTCCTGTTCGGCCTGGCCTCCCTGGCCAGCGCGTACGCGCAGGACCCGATGCAGCTCATCGCGGCGAGGGCCCTGATGGGCCTCGGCGGGGCCGCGATCATGCCGGCCACGCTGGCGATCATCTCGAACGTCTTCCCGATCCACGAGCGGGGCAAGGCGATCGGCATCTGGGCCGGCGGCGTCGGCATCGCCGTGGCGATCGGCCCGATCACGGGGGGCCTGCTGCTTGAGCACTTCTGGTGGGGCTCGGTCTTCCTGGTCAACGTGCCCATCGTG
This region includes:
- the npdG gene encoding NADPH-dependent F420 reductase translates to MVEHTTADLPDVSALTIGILGGTGDQGKGLARRFSLAGHTVLIGSRSAERAQEAAREIGVRGAANAEVAAEADVVIVAVPWEGHKALLESLREPLAGKIVVDCVNPLGFDKQGAYALPVEEGSAAQQAAAVLTGSRVVAAFHHVSAVLLLDPAVAEIDLDVLVLGDDREATDVVRALAGRIPGARGIYAGRLRNAHQVEAFTANLISINRRYKAHAGIRVTDV
- a CDS encoding trans-sulfuration enzyme family protein — protein: MSSLHPETRVVHLPRPTPEASTPISMPIYQTSGFVFDDPAVFADGMGRPDGAYVYGRLSNPTVRALEEAVAGLEGGVAAVATGSGMGAINAVLLGLLKSGDHVIAQSALYGATAQTLADLAERFGVEVTRVPEDDPEAVRAAVRPTTKLLYLETIANPMTQVADLPGMCAAAREAGILTVVDNTFASPVLCRPIEHGADIVVHSVTKYLSGHTDVVGGIAVFASEDVYRRVWSYAVELGATTDPFAAWLTLRGMQTLPLRMERHCANARVLATRLAEHPAVAAVHWPGLPSHPSHELATKLLPDFGGVFSFDLAGGRAAGEAFMRNVRLALLAPSLGGVETLILHPATTSHRTVSAEGLAAAGIGEGTVRVAVGIEHAEDLWADFAQALDAI
- the panB gene encoding 3-methyl-2-oxobutanoate hydroxymethyltransferase encodes the protein MSSVSVVSKPALYGGAAGRRVTVRDIAAAKERHEKWPMVTAYDAMTARVFDEAGIPVMLVGDSAAMVVYGYDSTLPVTVDDLIPLAAAVVRGSSRAMVVADLPFGSYQASPQQALETAARFIKEAGAHAVKLEGGHRVLPQVEMLVSAGIPVMAHIGLTPQSVNAFGGYRVQGRGQAGDEIMADAKALEHAGAFAVVLECVPADLAQRVTTSLSIPTVGIGAGPDTDAQVLVWQDLMGLTPQPAKFVKKYFDLAGEMDRAIRAYADEVVSGAFPRPEHTYR
- a CDS encoding MFS transporter: MAFDRYRQVLALPGVRALLLVGMIARIPLTGTGMTLTLHVVNDQKLGFFQAGLVGTASMAGAAVGSPLVGRFVDRRGLRPVMVVTTLVQLCLWCVAPSMPYAVLLPGALIGGLFSQPVFGTIRQCVAAMVPKENHQTGFALDSMGVELSFMVGPALAVASVTAFGSAATMYGVAAGLVGSGVALYLLNPPTRSAEEVAGQEVHVPRRQWLRPGLLALLCLVSGLTFVLTTTELSVVAMLKADGATAWTGLVLALWCAYSLVGGFVYGGLSRGLSPGLLAGGLALLTVPVGLVGGGWGWLCLALAPAGLLCAPALSSTVDAVNRRVPAAARGEAMGLHGTSLTIGGALAGPLAGGLLDAHGPVWAFAVSGAVGVALALLTTLVRRDAPVAVLVPAGSRDAAGPDHANGLGVAAGADIATGPERVSGPGAVPGADIAAGPDAATPLPTAARE